GATCTTAAACCCCTTGGTCCTGCCTCGCGCAGGACCATCTTTATTCCGATTCTCGAATTAAAGGTACTACCTTTATATTTTCAAACCGCATTGTCTTTTCCGGATGGGATAGCATGAGTGTAAACTCAAACAGCAGCGTAAGCTTTCAGGATTTGTTCGGCAAGATGAAGTCGAACAATAAGCCTGTGACGGAAACAGTCACGAAACCCGCAAAGCCTACAGTCTCGGCCGAGTATTCCCAAGGGATACGTCAGGTCAACACGAAAGGATATGAAGTGTACAACGTGAGCGATGTGGGAGAGATCTTCATCGCAAAAGCACCGGAGAGCGCCTTCTTCAACGACGGAGAGGACATGATCGTCAAGGCGGAATCCGGAAAGATGGTCGGACTGTACAGACCCAAGACGGATGTCAAGATCGAGGCAGTCAACACTCCTCTCAAGATTCCCGCAACAATCATGTTCGGGAATGTGAAGCGCGGATCCGACAGCAAGATCGATGCGTTCACAGGCACGTACAACAACGGCATAATGAAGCGTAAGCCGGCAGAAATCCGCTGATAACATTAAACATCCGGCTGAACGGGTCATTCCCCCCTTGCAGACACCGTTCTGCCGGTTTTCCTCTCATTTTGGAACTGTTCAACAATACCGAGCATCTTAGCGTATGTTTTATCTATCGAACGATGATTGGTTGCCAAGGTGTGAAACAGGATGGACAGAGTAGCAACTGTCGCAATAGTAATCGCCGTAGCACTAGCATGTGTTGCAGGTGCGATAGCATTCACGGGCGACGAGAGCATAGCGCCGGAGCCGACCAAGGAATTCAAGGTCACGTATGACTTAAATGATGGAACCTTTGACGAGGACGCGCCCGCGACATACACACCTGGAAAGGATCTGGATATTCCCAATCCCACAAAGGAAGAGGTCATCTTCAACGGATGGTATCTTGATTCTGAATTCAGCAAATTCTTCAACGGGGACACGACCGATCTCACTGGCGATATCACACTGTATGCGAAATGGGGCAACGATCTGTCCGGACATGCCATCAAGTTCGTGAAGAGCGGATACTATGAAAGGGGAATGAACTCCTATGACATCGGAGGATCATTGACCTGCACCTACCTGTATTACAATCCTGACAAGAATTCCTACTACATCCGCAACGACGATATCACCCAGTATACCTACAAGTACATACAGCAGAGTTACACAGAAGAGGACTCCTCTTCATACTGGAGTTCAGAGGTCGAGCGCGAATCAGAGGATCTCGGAGTAGAGACCATCGACACCATCTATGGGCCGAAGGAATGTCAGGTCACCAAATTCTACTACGACAGCGGAATGACAGAGACGCAATGGACCGAAGTCGACGGATGGATCACTTACAAGATCCTGAGCCACTATGAGGTCATCGGACTGCTCTACAAGGTGGAGTACAACGTCACATACACCCTGGAGTCAGAGACAGTCACGGAAGTGGAGAGCGACTGCGAACTCACCGTCCTGGAAGGATATGGGATCAATGTCACCGGGAACGAGGGGCCCTACAAACCGGGTACCTCGGTTACACTCACTGCCTCCACCGAACCTGGAGTGACATTCAGCGGATGGTACGACGAGAGCAAGACGCTGCTCTCCAAAGAGAAGACGTACAAACTCATCATCGGCGGAAGCATGTCCATATATGCTCTGAACAGCAACGGTACCGACATGAGCCTGGCCTCCGACACTGATCTGAATCTGGACGACCTGCTAGGAGTCTCGGGCGGAACGTTCGAGATCACCAATATCGATACCGATGAGACATTCTCCTCAGAAGATGGCAAGTTCACATTCGCTGACGGCGGAATGTATGAGATTGTAGCGAAGTCAGAGGCTGGTAACGGATACTTCGTCATCAAGGTGACCGGAGACGTGGACCGTACGTTCACTTGGACATACAACAAAGCGAAGTACACCGTGACCATCGGAATCGACTATGACGACTACCTCTATGCCAAGAATCTGTATAGCGTGAAGCAGAGATGCCAGAGCAACGACCACATCCGCGACAAGACCTTCGTCACCTACAGTTATACAGACAAGGTCATGGCTCCGTACATGGAGGAACTGGTCGACAAGATGATCGCGGCTCTGAAGGAACGCCACTCCAACATCAGCGAAACCACCCTTCTGAGCTACATCCTTGCGTTCACCCAATACATCGAATACCAGACCGACGAGGAATACATGGGTACAACAGAGTACTGGAAGTTCCCGCTGGAAACGCTGTTCGATGAAGGCGGAGACTGCGAGGACACCTCGATCCTATTCTGCGCCATAGCACACCAGTGCAGAGAGAAGATGAACATGGAATATCGCACAGCCATGTGGCTTTTACCAGGCCATATGGCAGGAGCAGTATATCTGACAAATGGCAAAGATTGGAGCTATGCAGAAACTACAGCTGAAAACTACGAACTAGACACTGTCCCTAACAGCATGAAACCTTACATCCATTCTCGCTATTCTACAATAGTGGAAGTTGCCTGAAACCCTTGCCCGGGACCCCCGGGCACCTTTCTTTGTAAAATTATTAATCATATGTCATTGCTAGAGATGTCAGCAAGGTGAAGATATGCATCTGTACCATGAGAACGATGTCGATCTGAAGATCTTCGATGGCAAGAAAATCGCCGTACTGGGGTACGGTTCCCAAGGAAGGGCACAGGCCCTCTGCTTCCGCGATTCCGGTCTGGACGTCATCATAGGCGTAAGGAAGAACGGCGAGTCATGGAACAAGGCCAAGGAAGAAGGGTTCAGAGTCTGCGAGTTCGCAGATGCGGCCAAGGAGGGAGACGTCATCCTTATGCTCCTTCCTGACGAGATCCAGCCCGACATCTACAGAGAGTATATCGGAGATAACATGAAGAGCGGTTCAGCCCTCTGTTTCGCCCACGGTTTCGCCATCGCTTACAAGACCATCGTCCCCAGGGACGATGTGGACGTCATCATGATGGCCCCCAAAGGACCTGGAGCAGGTGTGAGGAGCACCTTCCTGGAAGGATACGGGGTGCCCGCATTAGTAAGTGTCCGCCAGGATCGTTCGGGACACGCCATGGAGATCGCACTGGGCCTTGCCAAGGCCATAGGCGCCACACATCCCGGTGCATTCGAGCAGTCTTTCGAATTCGAGGCATTCACGGACCTGTTCGGAGAACAGGCCGTCCTCTGCGGAGGCCTCACTGAACTCATAAGGAATGGGTTCGACACCCTGGTCGAAGGAGGATATCCGCCAGAGATGGCATACATCGAGACCCTACACGAAACGAAACTCATCACCGACATGATAAACAAGGGCGGATTCAGCTACATGTGGGAAGAGGTCTCGAACACTGCCGAGTTCGGCGGACTCACCAGAGGCCGCAGGGTCATCCCAGAGGAATCCAAGAAAGCCATGAGGGAAGTTCTGGATGAGATCGAGAACGGTAAGTTCAAGGATGAATGGGTAGCTGACTACAAGGACGGACTATCCGGTCTAAACAGGATGGAGAACGAACAGAAGAAGCTCCAGATCGAGGCCGTCGGTAAAGAGGTCCGCAGCCTCTTCCAGAAGAAATGAGGGCTACCATGAACAAGATCGTCATCAGGACCAGAACAGCCAACTTCGAGGCGCAGTTAGACGATTCGGACATCTCCAACGCCATATGGCTGGACAGCCCTCATAAACTGGACATCAACATGCTCGGTTCCATGATCTATTGCGATATGCCTCTGAAGGTCGTCCTCCCGAAGGAAGGCCGCACCGAGGACATGGAGGTCGGCGACATAGCCTACTGGCCGGGAGCCGGTGCGTTCTGCATATTCTTCGGTCCCACGCCGCTCAGCGGAGAGGACGGAAAACCTGTTGCACCCTATCCGATGATCAAGATCGGAAAGGTCATCGGCGATTGCTCCGAGATGGAGAATGCCGGCGACAGACAAAGATTGGTTATCGAACAGACCTTCTGATCAGACAACTGTGAACGAATGGTCGAAATCCGTCAGGATCTCGCATCCGTTCTCTGTCACGAGTATCGTGTCCTCGATCCTTATGCCCCCGACACCGGGGATGTATATGCCGGGCTCTGCGGAGACTATGTTACCTGCATGGAGTATCTGTTCGGATTTGGGAGATATGGAGATCGCCTGGTGAACATCCATTCCGATGCCGTGTCCGAATGCATGGATGAAAGTTCCTTTGAACTCTGATTCGTCGATAATCTTCCTTGCCGCGAGGTCTGCCGCGTTCGCCTTGGCGCCCTCACGGTATTCAGCGATACCCGCTAACTGGGCCTCTTTGACGACCTCATATGCCCTCTCGAGGATCTCCGGAGGCTTGCCCAGGAACAGAGTCCTGGTCATATCGGAGCAATACCTGTCGTACTTGGTCCCGTAATCGAAAAGTGCCGTGTCGCCCTTCTTCAGCTTGTAGTCGCAGGGCATATGATGCGGCTGTGCTGAATATGGTCCGAACGCTGCTATGGTATCGAATGCATTCCCGGAACCTCCGAGCTCGCGCATCCTGTTGTCCATCCTGGAGGCCACCTCTTTCTCCGAGACTCCCTCGGAAAGATAATCGGGCAGTTCCTTCGCGACCGTTGATGAGATCCTGCACGCCTTTTTGGTAGCCTCGATCTCTTTCGCATCCTTTATGGAAACTGTGCTATCAATCGCCTTTCCGGCATCGACGACTTCTATACCCTCGTTAATCCTCTTCACATAGGATACCATCGCATATGTGCTGGAATGGACATTGAACCCTACCTTCTTGCAGCCTTTCAGCGCATCCTTCAGGAAACCCTCGCGCTCCTTGGCATCGTGATAGACGCAGACATTCCCCACGCCTTCCTTGGCGGATTCCTCTTCCAAGGCATTGACTATGACGTCCAGGGAACCGTCACCGCGAACAACTGCGAAACAGCTCTCGAAAACTCCTCCGGGCTGTTCGCAGAGATACCAGAACGTGGAATCCAGGAACGGCTCGCCGTCATTCATTATGACGACTGCATCCATACCTTCGGCATTCTCGATAAGCCTCTCGGCCCTCGTCTTGGACATACGGATCAGATCCCTACCCACTGATTCTTGACGATCCTCTCTAATGCGGAGATCGCTGAGAAAACGGACAGGTTGGATGTCCTGGGGTTGATGGGGGAGGGAACGTTGTAGGTATGGGTGCACAGCTTTCCGAACTCACCCTTTATCTTCAGTTCATGGGTGTTCATCTTGGTGTCCGGATCGGCGGCGATGGTGATCTTGGTCCTGTCGAACCCGATACCCATGATACTGACTATGGCCGCGACATTAACATTTCTGGGGAACAGCTGGACGGCCTCCCTCGCACTGCCTGAGTAAAGAACGGTCTTCTCCTTGATTGATGAGAGATCGATTCCCTCATCGATGACATACTGGATGCCTTCGAAGCTGACTGGGGGCATGGTGGTGATGAGCTCCACTTCCTGGACCTCTCCCACGGTCGATGACCTGAGTCCGTCGGTTCCGCATATAGCCCCTGACGGGATGTATACCTTGCAGTCGCACTGCGCGGCCTTCTCAATGATGCTTTGCCTGAACTCATCATCCACCAGAGCTCCCACGGACATGACCATAACATCGACGCCTCTTGCGACGACCTTGGGGATGATATATTTGGCCGCCTCTTGTGTAGCGCATTCGATAACGAGGTCGCAATGATAGAGCTCCTCGTCGATATTATCGATGATCTCTGCTTTGTTTATCGACGCAGCGACCTCCTCAGCACGTTTCTTGTTCTCATCCAAGAGATAGATCCTCTTGACTTCCATCATCTTGTCTGCCGCCTCCGCGAGCTTCGTGCCCCTGGAACCGCAGCCTACGATCGTAATGCGCATGACCTACCTTACTATCTTTCATGATAAAAATAGACATGCCCGCTAAGAAGTGGTTCGATAGCACTGGTCAGCGCTTGCCGTCCCATTCTGCCATGAATTCATCCAAGAAACCAACCATGTAATCATGGCGGGCCTGGGCCATGTCCTTGGCGGTCTGCGTGTTCATCATATCCTTGAGAAGCAGGAGCTTCTCGTAGAAGTGGTTGACCGACGTCCCCTAATTGGCGAAGTACTCTTTCTCGGACATACCCTCTTTGGGACCCTCTCCGGGAATGTGCATGGCACGCCCCTTGCTTCCCCCGTATGCGAATGCCCTGGCGATCCCAATCGCACCGATCGCATCCATACGGTCTGCATCCTGCACTATCTTCCCTTCTAGAGATAATGGCCTCACCGAATCCTTCCCTTTGAAGGAGATCTCCGAAATGATATCGCAGATGAACATCTGGTCGTCCAAATCTATGTGCTCGGAATCCATGAATCTCCTGGCGTTGGCGAATCCGTTCTCACCGAAGAGCTTACGGTCATCCACATCGTGCAATATGGCTGCCAGACGCACGATGTCCATGTCCCCGCCCTCCTTTGAACAGATGGTGCGTGCTAAGTCGTGCACCCTCAGCGTATGGTAGACGTCGTGCCCGCTGCTGTCACCCTCGAATAATCCCTTGGCGAATTCCTTCGCCCTGTCGAAGACCGCTTCATCCATGATGCTGCCTGAATCACACGGGGCATCATATAAGGTGAACGATGGTTACTATTATGAAGAACCCTTTCATCCCATCATGGAAAGGTACATCCTCATAGACCACACCGCCGACATGATGGTGAGGGCCTTCGGATCCACACTGGAGGAATGTTTCGGCAATGCGGCCTACGCTCTGTTCGACCAGACGGTGGACCTCTCCGGGATCGGTACCTCCGAGGAGACCGATATCCGTGTCTCGGGGATAGACGACGAGGACAGACTCTATTCGTTCCTTTCAGAGATGC
This is a stretch of genomic DNA from Thermoplasmata archaeon. It encodes these proteins:
- the ilvC gene encoding ketol-acid reductoisomerase, with amino-acid sequence MHLYHENDVDLKIFDGKKIAVLGYGSQGRAQALCFRDSGLDVIIGVRKNGESWNKAKEEGFRVCEFADAAKEGDVILMLLPDEIQPDIYREYIGDNMKSGSALCFAHGFAIAYKTIVPRDDVDVIMMAPKGPGAGVRSTFLEGYGVPALVSVRQDRSGHAMEIALGLAKAIGATHPGAFEQSFEFEAFTDLFGEQAVLCGGLTELIRNGFDTLVEGGYPPEMAYIETLHETKLITDMINKGGFSYMWEEVSNTAEFGGLTRGRRVIPEESKKAMREVLDEIENGKFKDEWVADYKDGLSGLNRMENEQKKLQIEAVGKEVRSLFQKK
- a CDS encoding aspartate dehydrogenase gives rise to the protein MRITIVGCGSRGTKLAEAADKMMEVKRIYLLDENKKRAEEVAASINKAEIIDNIDEELYHCDLVIECATQEAAKYIIPKVVARGVDVMVMSVGALVDDEFRQSIIEKAAQCDCKVYIPSGAICGTDGLRSSTVGEVQEVELITTMPPVSFEGIQYVIDEGIDLSSIKEKTVLYSGSAREAVQLFPRNVNVAAIVSIMGIGFDRTKITIAADPDTKMNTHELKIKGEFGKLCTHTYNVPSPINPRTSNLSVFSAISALERIVKNQWVGI
- a CDS encoding archease; protein product: MERYILIDHTADMMVRAFGSTLEECFGNAAYALFDQTVDLSGIGTSEETDIRVSGIDDEDRLYSFLSEMLFIEDADNLILKEFNVRFEGDDVICHAKGETLDRNRHRIRSEVKAVTYHMMEIDRDTPSITVLFDV
- a CDS encoding AfsR family transcriptional regulator, giving the protein MNKIVIRTRTANFEAQLDDSDISNAIWLDSPHKLDINMLGSMIYCDMPLKVVLPKEGRTEDMEVGDIAYWPGAGAFCIFFGPTPLSGEDGKPVAPYPMIKIGKVIGDCSEMENAGDRQRLVIEQTF
- a CDS encoding M24 family metallopeptidase, whose product is MDAVVIMNDGEPFLDSTFWYLCEQPGGVFESCFAVVRGDGSLDVIVNALEEESAKEGVGNVCVYHDAKEREGFLKDALKGCKKVGFNVHSSTYAMVSYVKRINEGIEVVDAGKAIDSTVSIKDAKEIEATKKACRISSTVAKELPDYLSEGVSEKEVASRMDNRMRELGGSGNAFDTIAAFGPYSAQPHHMPCDYKLKKGDTALFDYGTKYDRYCSDMTRTLFLGKPPEILERAYEVVKEAQLAGIAEYREGAKANAADLAARKIIDESEFKGTFIHAFGHGIGMDVHQAISISPKSEQILHAGNIVSAEPGIYIPGVGGIRIEDTILVTENGCEILTDFDHSFTVV